From the genome of Fibrobacter sp., one region includes:
- a CDS encoding MATE family efflux transporter — MLSRYCMAAAKTNIDMLNGPLGRKILRFAIPIALSSIFQQMFNLADVAVVGQFAGDKALAAVGANTFVINMLINLFVGISVGANVVVANSIGERSYRSVTRSVHTSVMVAFFSGIFLSFVGIFFARPILELISTPSDVLDMAVLYLQIYFAGMPFVMIYNFVSAVLRSKGDTKRPLYVLMVAGAVNVALNLILVAGFDMGVAGVAIATVIANVISGITLFYMLLHEVGPFKLEFWKLRVTPFFLSRILRVGIPTGLRGVVFSFSNVCLQSAINSLGSATVAASSIALNYEFVVYYWLSSFSQACVTFVGQNFGAKNMERCRRTVRWTLLLGCSSTIVLSALCCIFARPMLSIFTSNTEIIEIASIRMYMVVGLLAINVFLDVFSGALSGMGKSLAPALTCMVGVCGIRILWVIFVFPKYKSFASLMVVYPISWVITISVIMGIYFYNIKRQKF, encoded by the coding sequence GTGCTATCAAGGTACTGCATGGCGGCGGCAAAGACGAACATAGATATGCTGAACGGGCCCCTCGGGAGAAAGATCCTGAGGTTTGCCATCCCTATTGCCTTGAGCAGCATTTTCCAGCAGATGTTCAACCTGGCGGATGTCGCCGTGGTGGGGCAGTTCGCGGGCGACAAGGCATTGGCGGCCGTGGGCGCGAACACGTTCGTCATCAACATGCTCATCAACCTGTTCGTCGGGATTTCCGTGGGCGCGAACGTGGTGGTGGCCAACTCCATCGGCGAGCGCAGCTACCGTTCCGTGACCCGCAGCGTCCACACGTCGGTAATGGTGGCGTTCTTCAGCGGGATATTCCTCTCGTTCGTGGGAATCTTTTTCGCAAGGCCGATACTCGAACTGATTTCGACGCCTTCGGACGTGTTGGACATGGCGGTGCTTTACCTGCAAATCTACTTTGCCGGGATGCCCTTCGTGATGATTTACAACTTCGTCTCCGCAGTCTTGCGCAGCAAGGGCGATACGAAGCGCCCGCTTTATGTGCTCATGGTAGCGGGCGCCGTGAACGTGGCGCTGAACCTGATTCTCGTGGCGGGCTTCGACATGGGCGTGGCGGGCGTTGCGATTGCGACCGTCATCGCGAACGTCATCAGCGGAATCACTTTGTTCTACATGCTGCTGCACGAAGTTGGCCCGTTCAAGCTGGAATTCTGGAAGTTGCGCGTGACACCCTTCTTCTTGAGCCGCATATTGCGCGTGGGCATCCCGACGGGACTTCGTGGCGTCGTGTTCTCGTTCAGCAACGTGTGCCTGCAATCGGCCATCAACAGCCTCGGTTCCGCAACCGTGGCCGCATCATCCATCGCCCTCAATTACGAATTCGTGGTGTACTACTGGCTGAGTTCGTTCTCGCAAGCCTGCGTGACCTTCGTGGGGCAAAACTTCGGCGCGAAAAATATGGAGCGCTGCCGCCGCACGGTCCGCTGGACGCTTCTGCTCGGCTGCTCCTCCACCATCGTGTTGAGCGCGCTCTGCTGCATTTTCGCAAGGCCCATGCTGAGCATTTTTACGTCCAATACCGAAATCATCGAAATCGCATCCATCCGCATGTACATGGTAGTGGGGCTTCTCGCCATCAACGTCTTCCTCGACGTTTTTTCGGGCGCGCTTTCGGGAATGGGCAAGTCCCTCGCTCCGGCGCTCACCTGCATGGTCGGCGTCTGCGGCATCCGCATCCTCTGGGTGATTTTCGTGTTCCCCAAATACAAATCGTTCGCCTCGCTGATGGTGGTCTACCCCATCAGCTGGGTCAT